A window of Apium graveolens cultivar Ventura chromosome 8, ASM990537v1, whole genome shotgun sequence contains these coding sequences:
- the LOC141677128 gene encoding geraniol 8-hydroxylase-like produces the protein MEILTILFCILISTFSIICTRWWFSWRLPAGKPPPGPPGLPVIGNLLQLGNQPHRTMSKYSQKYGPLISLKIGSVTIIVVSSPEMTKQLLRKNEKFLLSRAVPAAVSAQPNPEATIGWATADQWWNSRRRVTNANLFTSHKLDSIEELMHKKVGELISYMNRRCVSDSAPVDIGQSVFATNLNLISTIIFSVDLIDLDSGSAQEFKNLVDTIMEEAGKPNVSDFFPVLQQFDLQGMRKRIKPCYTRLHQIFDDIIDKRLQSRAMGSNAGDFLDVLIDEFSNDEPIFDRVNIKPLILDLFIAGSDTSAGTIEWAMTELLRNPKLLHKLQNELNEKFDRKGPTKGISDLNQLSYLQAVIKETLRLHPAAPLLLPYKANDNILIRDFTISKGSHVMVNQWSINRDPIYWENPLTFEPDRFLGSNTVDYKGHDFEFLTFGTGRRICPGMPLAMRMIPLVVASLVRNFDWRLPEGTTSENINMEEQFGVTLKKAIPLLLVPTIKE, from the exons ATGGAAATATTGACGATTTTATTTTGCATTTTAATATCTACGTTTTCGATTATTTGCACCAGGTGGTGGTTTTCTTGGCGGTTGCCTGCGGGAAAACCACCACCTGGTCCACCGGGACTACCCGTTATAGGCAATTTGCTACAACTCGGAAACCAACCACACCGAACGATGTCAAAATATTCACAAAAATATGGTCCTCTGATCAGTCTAAAGATTGGCTCGGTGACAATTATTGTGGTTTCCTCACCTGAAATGACTAAACAACTTCTTCGTAAAAATGAGAAATTCTTGTTAAGCCGAGCTGTTCCAGCTGCTGTGTCTGCGCAGCCTAATCCCGAGGCAACTATAGGGTGGGCTACTGCTGATCAATGGTGGAATAGTCGCCGTAGAGTGACCAACGCTAATCTTTTTACTAGCCATAAATTGGACAGCATCGAAGAACTTATGCACAAAAAAGTTGGAGAGCTCATTTCTTACATGAACAG GCGCTGTGTTTCTGATTCTGCCCCAGTGGACATAGGGCAAAgtgtttttgcaacaaatttgaatttgatttcaaCCATTATCTTCTCGGTTGATTTGATTGATTTAGATTCTGGATCAGCTCAAGAGTTTAAGAACTTGGTAGATACAATAATGGAAGAAGCTGGGAAGCCTAATGTTTCTGATTTTTTTCCAGTTTTACAACAGTTTGATTTGCAAGGAATGAGAAAGCGTATCAAGCCTTGTTATACAAGGCTTCATCAGATCTTCGATGATATCATTGATAAGCGTCTCCAATCAAGAGCTATGGGTTCAAATGCCGGTGATTTCTTGGATGTTCTAATTGATGAATTTAGTAATGATGAACCTATCTTTGATCGCGTAAATATCAAGCCTTTAATATTG GACTTGTTCATAGCTGGAAGTGATACATCTGCAGGAACAATAGAATGGGCAATGACAGAGCTTCTCCGAAATCCTAAACTGTTACATAAGTTACAAAATGAACTCAATGAAAAATTTGATCGGAAAGGACCGACCAAGGGCATATCAGATCTGAATCAACTTTCATATCTCCAAGCAGTGATTAAAGAGACACTAAGACTCCATCCTGCTGCACCACTTCTTTTACCTTACAAGGCTAATGACAACATCCTAATACGCGATTTCACCATAAGTAAAGGAAGCCATGTGATGGTGAATCAATGGTCTATAAATAGGGACCCAATATACTGGGAAAACCCTCTAACATTTGAACCGGACAGATTTTTGGGGTCCAATACTGTTGATTATAAAGGCCATGATTTTGAGTTTTTAACATTTGGCACTGGACGTAGAATCTGCCCTGGTATGCCTCTTGCTATGCGGATGATTCCTCTGGTGGTTGCTTCACTTGTGCGTAATTTTGATTGGAGACTTCCCGAAGGTACAACTTCTGAGAACATTAACATGGAAGAGCAATTTGGCGTTACTTTGAAGAAGGCCATACCATTGCTTCTGGTTCCTACAATAAAAGAATAA